ACCGAATCCGTGAACAGCTCGGACTAACGGAGTTAGAACAATGAGCGACGAAGAGAGCGGTATCGAGACGCTTCGCGAGCAGGCACCGCCGAGCGTCAGTCGCGACATCGGCATCACGGTGTTGTTCCTCCTCTTCGCCGCGGCGTTTCTCGTCCTCTCGGAGCAGTTCGCGGGCAACCGCATCTCGCAGTACGACCCCGGGGCGACCATCTGGCCGCGTGCGGCGCTGCTCGTCATCGTCGCCGCCGGCCTGTTGAACCTCGTTCTGCTCTACAAGCGGGCACAAAAACGGGACGAGTCGGTCGTCCCCTCGCTCTCCAGCGAAGTAATGACCCTCTCGAAGAAACAGCGGGAGTACCTCCTCGCCATCGCGCT
This window of the Haloplanus rubicundus genome carries:
- a CDS encoding tripartite tricarboxylate transporter TctB family protein, producing the protein MSDEESGIETLREQAPPSVSRDIGITVLFLLFAAAFLVLSEQFAGNRISQYDPGATIWPRAALLVIVAAGLLNLVLLYKRAQKRDESVVPSLSSEVMTLSKKQREYLLAIALSVVFFLSQDYVGFFVSAPIFLFAFSYAIGYRDMVKLTVFSLVTGLVVFFLFRNVVNIALPYGTGPFREISIWAANLF